From Eleftheria terrae, the proteins below share one genomic window:
- a CDS encoding ArsC family reductase: MITLYGIPNCDTVKKARRWLDEQGVAYTFHDYKKQGVPEAGLDRWLAAKGWQALVNRQGTTWRKLDPATQAGVTDAASARALMLAQASVIKRPVVEAGETVLVGFDADAYQALKHG; this comes from the coding sequence ATGATCACCCTCTACGGCATTCCCAATTGCGACACCGTCAAGAAAGCGCGCCGCTGGCTCGATGAGCAGGGCGTGGCCTACACCTTCCACGACTACAAGAAGCAGGGCGTGCCCGAAGCCGGCCTGGACCGCTGGCTGGCCGCCAAGGGCTGGCAGGCTCTGGTGAACCGCCAGGGCACCACCTGGCGCAAGCTCGATCCGGCCACCCAGGCGGGCGTGACCGACGCGGCCAGTGCCCGCGCCCTGATGCTGGCCCAGGCCAGCGTCATCAAGCGGCCGGTGGTCGAGGCCGGCGAGACCGTGCTGGTCGGCTTCGACGCCGATGCCTACCAGGCGCTGAAGCACGGCTGA